A window from Argopecten irradians isolate NY chromosome 3, Ai_NY, whole genome shotgun sequence encodes these proteins:
- the LOC138317974 gene encoding dr1-associated corepressor-like has product MPSKKKKYNARFPPARVKKIMQTDEDVGKVAAAVPVIISRALELFIESLIRKTSETTQSKNAKTLTATHIKQTIHSERKFDFLRDLVATVPDHQAEEETESSTNHKRTYAPRQRKEKDKNIKRRKKKTSSESSEAEEEDDESTETDEECNNDPSRLYEASTSGATPHPSVMMASPPQPMALPQPLASPYPQIPTYNTHSQNMDTNVSQPINLCMKEEANNSSSTCDQGQSSSCEPGQSAPYMPPSVSPMRMPCLPPSGLAPFKAVPGTSAMLGATGSLASLASFMPSAPSKQEDDDYDT; this is encoded by the exons ATGCCAAGCAAGAAGAAGAAGTACAATGCAAGATTCCCGCCT GCAAGAGTAAAGAAGATAATGCAGACAGATGAAGATGTGGGGAAAGTTGCAGCTGCTGTACCTGTTAttattt CGAGGGCATTGGAGCTTTTTATAGAATCCTTGATAAGGAAAACTAGTGAAACCACTCAATCTAAGAATGCCAAAACATTAACGGCCACACATAT aaaaCAAACCATTCATTCAGAAagaaaatttgactttttacgTGATCTTGTCGCTACTGTACCTGATCATCAAGCTGAGGAAGAAACAGAATCTTCCACCAACCATAAAAGAACTTATGCTCCTAG acaaagaaaagaaaaggataaaaatataaaaagaagaaagaagaagacATCATCAGAAAGCTCTGAGGCT GAAGAAGAGGATGATGAGAGTACAGAGACAGACGAAGAGTGTAACAATGATCCGAGTCGTCTGTACGAGGCGTCTACATCTGGGGCGACTCCCCATCCCTCTGTGATGATGGCCTCACCTCCTCAGCCAATGGCACTACCACAACCGCTGGCGTCTCCCTACCCCCAAATCCCCACCTATAATACACACAGCCAAAATATGGATACTAATGt ATCACAACCAATTAATCTATGCATGAAGGAGGAGGCAAACAATTCAAGTTCCACCTGTGatcaaggtcaaagttcaagTTGTGAACCAGGACAGAGTGCTCCTTATATGCCCCCTAGTGTGTCCCCCATGAGGATGCCTTGTCTACCCCCCTCAGGACTTGCCCCCTTTAAAGCTGTGCCTGGCACCTCGGCCATGTTGGGAGCGACGGGGAGTCTCGCCTCCCTAGCATCCTTCATGCCCTCGGCTCCTTCTAAACAAGAGGATGATGATTACGATACATGA